A portion of the Camelus ferus isolate YT-003-E chromosome 16, BCGSAC_Cfer_1.0, whole genome shotgun sequence genome contains these proteins:
- the LOC102507575 gene encoding olfactory receptor 1D2-like: MLQTVRKMDGGNQSGVSKFLLLGLSEHPEQQWVLFWIFLSMYLVMVVGNVSIILAIGSDSRLHTLMDFFLANFSFTDLFFVTNTIPKMLVNLQSQNKAISYTVSYSDTALLPGLLGNPGQPPPSHNGI, encoded by the coding sequence ATGTTGCAGACAGTCAGAAAAATGGATGGAGGCAACCAGAGTGGTGTCTCCAAGTTCCTGCTCCTGGGGCTCTCAGAGCATCCTGAGCAGCAGTGGGTTCTGTTTTGGATATTCCTGTCCATGTACCTGGTCATGGTGGTGGGAAATGTGTCCATCATCCTGGCCATTGGCTCCGACTCCCGCCTGCACACGCTCATGGACTTCTTCCTGGCCAACTTCTCCTTCACCGATCTCTTCTTTGTCACCAACACAATCCCCAAGATGCTGGTGAACCTTCAGTCCCAGAACAAAGCCATCTCCTACACTGTGTCCTACTCTGACACAGCTCTACTTCCTGGTCTCCTTGGTAACCCTGGACAACCTCCTCCTAGCCACAATGGCATATGA